The Comamonas testosteroni genome contains the following window.
GGACGCCGTGTCCGAGCCTGTGAGTGCCACGCCCAGCCAGCCCATCAGCGTGCCGAAGAAGGGGTAGAGCACGCCGGTGTTGGCAAAGGCCAGGCCCAGGGTGGTGTCTGTGCCCGAGTAGCGTGTCAGTGTGCCCAGGGCCAGCATCAGCACGATGGTCAGCAGCGAGTAGCGCACCAGCCAGGTGGTCTTGAAGAAGGTGCGCACTATGGTCACCGGGTTGTACTTCATGACGAAGGCACTGACGATGGCCGAGAACAGAATGGCTGTTCCGGTGGCCGACAGCAGGTTCAGCGTGTAGACAGCACCTTCCTTGGTCGGCTGGGGCACCACGGGAGGCATTTTCTCGATCAGATTGTGCAGGCCCGTCATGGGGAAGGCGGGGGCAAACAGGCTGTTGAGCCAGGCCTTGACCGGCGGCAGGCCCCAGATGAAGACAAACACCGAGAGAATGATCCAGGGTGTCCAGGCGGCGATCAGCGCGTTCCTGCTGTGCTTGGCCACGGGCTGGGGCGGCTTGACTTCGGAGGCGCTGATATCCTTGCCGCGCAGCGAGGCCGAAGTCCAGATCTTCTTGGGCTGCCAGGCGCGCAGGAACAGGATCAGGCTGGCCATGGAAACAATGGCAGCAATGATGTCCACGAGTTCGGGGCCGATGAAGTTGGAGACCAGGTACTGGGGAATGGCAAACGACAGGCCGGTGACCAGAATCGCGGGCCAGATCTCCATCATGCCCTTGCGACCGGCAAAGGCCCAGATCAGCCAGAACGGCACCAGCACCGAGAAGAAAGGCAGCTGGCGGCCGATCATGGCGGTCACTTCCATCAGATCATAGCCATGGACCTTGGCCAGCGTGATGACGGGCGTGCCGAGGGCGCCAAAGGCCACGGGTGCGGTATTGGCGATCAACGACAGACCGGATGCCGCCAGCGGAGAAAAGCCCAGGCCTATCAGGATGGCTGCCGTCACGGCCACGGGCGTGCCGAAGCCGGCAGCGCCCTCGAAAAAGGCACCGAAAGAAAAGGCAATCAGCAGCAGCTGGATGCGGCGGTCTTCGGTGATCCCGGAAAGTGAATCCTGCAGCACCTTGAAGCTGCCGTTCTGCTCGGTCAGCTGGTGCAGGAAGATGATGTTCAGCACAATCCAGCCAATGGGCAGCAGCCCGGTAAAGCCGCCGAACAAAGCTGCGCGCCCTGCCATTTCGCCGGGCATGTTGTAGACAAAGACTGCAATCAGCAGTGCTGCAATCAGGCCAGCTCCTGCGGCCAGGTGGGCTTTCATGTGCAGAAAACCAAGGCCCACCAGCATCACCACGACCGGAATGGCCGCCAGCAATGTGGATAGCCACATGTTCGATAGGGGGTCGTAGACCTGTTGCCAAACCATCTCTGTTGTCTCCTGCTTGTTGTGGTGACAAGGATGGTGGCTGCGCAAACAGACTTGCATACCTAGCATTAGCCCTTGATTTTCCCTCGCTGCAGAAAATTTCAAAACCGGCATAAATCACTTCAAACCATAGTGAACTGCCGATGACGGCGATGAGGGCTACCATCGGGTTCAACTCCAATTACAAGGCTAGAAGTCGTGAGCGATCTTTCCAAAATCACCTGTATCGAAGACCTGCGTGTGGTGGCCAAGCGTCGTGTGCCGCGCATGTTCTATGACTACGCCGATTCGGGTTCGTATACCCAGGGCACGTATCGGGCCAACGAAGACGAGTTCCAGTCAATCAAGCTGCGTCAGCGTGTGGCCGTGAACATGGAAGGGCGCAGCACGCGCACGACCATGATCGGCGAGGAGGTCGCCATGCCGGTGGCGATTGCGCCCACGGGCCTGACCGGCATGCAGCATGCCGATGGCGAGATTCTTGGAGCCAAGGCCGCCAAGGCCTTTGGCGTGCCGTTCACGCTGTCCACCATGAGCATCTGCTCGCTGGAGGACATCGCCGAGCACACGGATCGCCATCCGTTCTGGTTCCAGCTCTATGTGATGCGCGACAAGGCCTTCATGGAGCGCTTGATCAATCGCGCCAAGGCGGCCAACTGCTCGGCGCTGGTGGTGACGCTGGACCTGCAGATCCTGGGTCAGCGGCACAAAGACATCAAGAACGGCCTGTCCACCCCGCCCAAGCCCACGCTGGCAAACCTCATCAATCTGGCGACCAAGCCGCACTGGTGCCTGGGAATGCTGGGTACCAAGCGCCGCAGCTTCGGCAATATCGTCGGCCATGTGGATGGTGTGGGCGATGTGTCCTCGCTGTCGTCCTGGACGGCAGATCAGTTCGATCCGTCACTGAACTGGAGCGATGTGGAATGGATCAAGAAGCTATGGGGCGGCAAGATCATTCTCAAGGGCGTGATGGATGCCGAAGATGCGCGCCTGGCAGCGCAAAGCGGTGCTGACGCGCTGGTGGTCAGCAACCATGGTGGCCGTCAGCTTGACGGCGCGCCTTCTTCGATTGCAGCCTTGCCGTCGATTGCAGAGGCTGCGGGCAAGGACATCGAAGTCTGGATGGATGGCGGCATTCGCAGCGGTCAGGACGTGCTCAAGGCCCGCGCACTGGGTGCGCAAGGCACGATGATAGGCCGCAGCTTCCTCTACGGTCTGGGGGCCTATGGCCAGGCCGGCGTGAGCAAGGCGCTGCAGATCATCCACAAGGAGCTGGACACCACCATGGCCTTCTGCGGGCACACCAATATCAACCAGGTCGGCAAAGAGATTCTGTTGCCCGGCACCTATCCCAAACCGTTTGCAGTGATCTGATCCGTGTTGTCGGCGGCTTGCTGCGCTGCAAGCCGCCGCGACCTCTGGCCGGAGGTCAGGAGTTGCCGGCCCTGGGCTTCCACTCCTGCACCTGCTGCTGGATCTTGGCCCGTTGCGCCGGCTTCAATTTCTTGGCAATGATTTCCTGCTGCTTGGCCGAATCCTTCTCGCCATCCCTGGCTGCCAGCAGCGCCCAGAAATAGGCCTGGGGCCAGCTTTGGCTGACACCGCGGCCCAGGGCATACATGGAGCCCACGTTGAACTGGCTATTGGCATCTCCTTGCGCTGCCGCAATCATGTACCACTTGAAGGCCTCCTTGCTGTCTTGCGCCACGCCACGGCCATGGTCGTACATATAGCCGAGATTGCTCTGGCTAGAGACATGGTTTTGTGCCACGGCAAGGCGATACAGCCTGACGGCTTCTTCCGGGTTCTCAGCCACGCCACGACCGTCGTCATACATCACGGCGAGGTTGAACAGGCCATCGACATCGCCTTGTTCTGCCGCCAGGCGATACCACTTGACGGCCTCTTCATCGCTTTGTGGCACGCCGCGTCCGCGGCCGTACAACAGGCCCATATTGGCCTGGCTTTCGGCGTGGCCCTGCTTTGCGGCCAGCATGAACCACTTGGCAGCTTCGTCATCATTCTTGGGGCCACCGCGGCCCGTGAGATAGACCGCCGCGAGCTTGAACTGCGCCTGGGCATCGCCCGCCTGGGCTTTTTGCAGCAGGTCGGCCGATTGCGCGATGGCCAGAGGGCAGGAGAGCAGCAGGGCGGCTGCGCAAAGAAGATGGCTGAATTGCTTTTTCATGGATCGCCTGTCGATAGGGAGTTATTGTTTCGAACGCGCAAATTCAGCGATTTGTCGTCTTGGGTTTCCAGGCACTGATTCTCTTGTTCAGGGTAGTGCGCTCTGCAGGCTTGAGCTTCTGTGCGACTGCATTGCGCAGCGACACCGTGCCCTCCAGGCCCTGGGCGGCCGCCAGGCAATACCAGAAATAGGCCTGAGACAGGCTGCGCTTGACGCCCCGGCCTTCCTCAAACATCGTGCCGAGATTGACCTGGGCCGTCGCATTGCCCTGCTCCGCGGCCAGGCCCAGCAGTCTGGCGGCCTCCTTCTCGTCGAGAGGCACGCCGCGACCGGTGGCATACATCACGGCGAGGTTGGCCTGGCCCGAGTCGTGGCCCTTGGCGGCCGTTATGCCAAACCATTTGGCGGCTTCCTGATCGCTTTGTTCCACCCCGCGGCCGCTGACGTACATCAGTCCCAGGTTGTACTGGGCATCGAGAAGGTTCTGCGCGGCTGCAAGCCGATACCACTTGACGGCCTCCCGATCGCTTTGCTCCACCCCGCGGCCGTCTTCGTACATCACGCCCAGATTGAACTGGCCGTTGGCCTCTCCCTGAGCTGCCGAAAGCCGGTACCACTTGACGGCCTCCTGGTCGCTTTGCTTCACGCCACGGCCGCGGTCATACATCAGGCCGAGATTGCTCTGGCTCAATGCATTGCCTTGTGCTGCCGCAAGACCAAACCAATGAGCGGCTCTCTCGTCGCTTTGCGCCACACCACGGCCTTCCACGTATATCTGGCCGAGATCCAGCTGTGCCTGTGCATCCCCCGCCTGTGCTTTATGCAGCAGGTCCGCTGGCTGAGCCATTGCCAAGGTGCTGGCAAGCAACAATGTGGCAGCGGAGTAAAGGTGAAGCTTTTTTTTTGCATTTTTCCTGATGTTCTTGGGATAGATGAGCTGTGCCCTGCCTGCAATGGCAGGGCAGCCCATGACTTCAGGCTGCCCTGATGTCTTTCCCTGCATGCTCGGGCAGACCCACGGTTCAGCAGTCGGCAGAGCGAGAGCGTGCCGCGAAGCAGCAAGGCGAGAGCGCCGACCATCGGGCACTGCTGATTCAGGCCGGCTATGGGCCTGGAGCCTCTGGAGCATCTGTCGGCGCCCTTCATGGCGCAGGCATTCCGATGTCCGGACTGTGGGCCGGAGCGAGGAGGCATTCTAGGGTCTGTTGAGATTTGATTTTTACCTTCCGGGGTGGCGTCACAATCGCGCTGTGATGCGATACGTTTTGACAGATGAACAATGGGCTCGTATGAGCCCATTGTGTTTAGGGAAGATTGGGGATCGAGGACGCAGTGGCTCCAACAATCGACTGTTCTTGGAAGCAGTGCTTTGGGTTGCGCGTACAGGTAGCCCTTGGCGAGATCTGCCGCCTGAATTTGGCAAGTGGAACACCGTCTTCAAACGGTTTCGCGACTGGGTCAAAGCTGATGTCTTTCAAAAGCTGTTTGACGCGGTCAGCGATCAACCGGACATGGAATACGTGATGGTGGATGCAACGATTGTGCGAGTGCACAGGCATGGACAGGGTGCAAAAGGGGGTCTGCGAGCCAGGCCATAGGTCGCAGTCGAGGTGGTTTGACCACCAAGATATTGGCGCTGACGGATGCCCTTGGAAACTTGATCCGATTTGTGTTGCTGCCAGGCCAACGGCATGATCTTCAAGGTGTAGAACAGCTGCTCGAAGGCATAGACCTGCGGACATTGCTGGCCGACAAAGCGTTTGACGCAGACTGGCTGAAGCAACACTTGCTGGCACAGGGTTGCCAAGTGGTGATTGCACAAAAGGCCAATCGTCGAGCGCCCTTGCAGATTGATATAGAGGTCTACAAGTGGCGGCACTTGATCGAGAACTTCTTTTGCAAGCTCAAGGAGTTCAAGCGCATTGCAATGCGCAGCGACAAGACAGACAGCAGCTTCGCTGCTGTCATCACGCTGGCATCGGCTGTGATCAATTCACGTTAAATCTCAACACGTCCTAGTCACCTGACAAGCAGCAGCCGCCAGTCGCTCATCGCGTCTGGCGGCTGCTGCTTGTTGATCAGGGCCGCTTGTCAGCCCCGAGCCCGACCGGGCATCGTGATCGGGAAGTGCTTATGCGTGCTGCAGGCGCTTGCGCATGGCAAAGCCATAGCCCAGTCCCAGCAAGGCTGCCATGGCCGAGCCTGCCAGAATGCCCAGCTTGGCTGCGCCCAGCAGCTTCGCATCCGCAAAGGCCAGGCCGCCGACAAAGATGGACATGGTAAAGCCTATGCCGGCCAGCAGGCCCACCAGCAACACGCCGCGCCAGTTCAGACCCTCAGGCAGGCTGCACAGCCCGCTCTTGACGGCCAGCCAGGTGCAGATGAAGATCCCCAGGGGCTTGCCCAGAACCAGGGCCACCAGCACGGCCATGGCGGTGGTCTGCGGTGCGGCAGCGCTCAGGTCTATGTCCGAGAACTGCACGCCGGCATTGGCCAGTGCAAAAATGGGCATGATGCAAAAAGCCACCCATGGATGAAGAATCATGGGCAGACGCAGAGCAGGCGGCAGCAGGTCGCGCTGTGCGAGCTGGGCAGCGCGCAACTGCTGCAGCAGATGTTGCGGATCGGGCCTGTCGCTGAGCATCTGCTCGCCGGCCTTGCGCATGGCCGTCTGTGCCGTTATCAGCAGCGGCATGGGAGCGGGGCGTACAAACACAGGCGTCATCAGACCCAGCACCACACCTGCCAGAGTGGGGTGAGCGCCGGTCTTGAGCAGGCCGAACCAGAGGATGGCTCCGGGCAGCACATACAGGGGCGCGGCGGCAATGCCCATGCGGTTGAACAGCAGCACCAGCAGCACGCCGGCTGCGGCGACCACAAAGCCCATGGCCTGCAGGCCGCCGGAGTAGAAGAAGGCGATGATGAGCACGGCCACGATGTCGTCGATGATGGCCAGGGCCAGCAGGAAGATACGCAGTGCACCCGGAATATTGCGGCCCAGCAAGGCCAGCACGCCCACGGCAAACGCGATGTCGGTCGCCGTCGGTATTGCCCAGCCGTTGAGCAGCGTCCTGTCGTTGCCCGCCAGGGCCACGTAGATGAGCGCGGGCACGGCCACGCCGCCGATGGCAGCGATCAGCGGCAGACTGGCCTGGCGCAGGCTGGCCAACGCGCCGTTGTGCAGCTCGCGCCGGATCTCCATGCCCACAACCAGGAAGAACACCGTCATCAGCACATCGTTGACGATGAAATGCAGATCGGTGCTGAAGCTCCAGGGGCCAAGCGTCAGCGCGACGGGGGCATGCCATAGTGCAAAGTAGCTTGGAGCTGCAGCGGAGTTGGCCCAGATCAGGGCTGCGGCAGCGGCCAGCATGAGCACCATGCCGGCAAAGGATTCGATATGCAGCAGGTGCGAGATTTGTGCCTGCACGCGCTCGGTCGCGGATTGCAGTGCGGGAACACGGGGTGAATTTGGGGATGCAAAAGGCGCAGGGGCCTGCACAAGTGTTTGTGGGTCCATGTGTCGGTAGGTGGCTGAAGTCGTGCGCTGAATGCGTTCTGCACCTGAGGCAATGCCTGCTGGTGCCGTCTGCACTGCTAGACGACTGGAGCGCTGGCGGCCCGACCTGCGCATGAACATTCACCTGCCATCGCCACCTCGTGCGGCGGGCACCCGGCCGAAATTGTAGCTAAAGATGCAGCAATGGTCTGGATTTGAGGTTATTTTGCCTGGGTGGAGACTTCGCCATCAGAACGGAAGCCGTTCGCACTTCACGTCGCCTCGGCTTGAGCGGGTGGACTGCACGAATCGCGTCAGCACCGTCCGGCAGCCAGCGCTATGCTGGCGCGCTAACAGAAAAGAAAGCGTCTCATGTCGGGCATAGGAATGGAATATTTGTGGGTGGGCGTGGTGCTGTTTGCGGCGGCGGCGCAGACGGTGCGCAACACGGCCCAGCGCTCGCTGACGGCTCAGGTCGGCACGCTGCCAGCCACCCTGGTGCGCTTTCTCTACGGCTTGCCGTTTGCCGCCATCTATCTGCTGGCGCTGTATGGCTTGGGCGATCCGTCCCAGGTGCTGCCGAAGTTCAGCGTCGCGTATCTGGGCTGGATTGCGCTTGGAGCCTTCTTTCAGGTCGCTGCCACGGCGGCCTTGCTGATGGCCATGAAGGAGCGCAACTTTGCCGTGGCGGTCACGCTGTCCAAGACCGAGGTGCTGCAGGTGGCCTTGTTTGCCGCCATGTTTCTGCACGAGCTGCCGACCCGGCTGGCGCTGCTGGCCATGGTGCTTGCCACGGTGGGCGTGCTGATGCTGTCGCTGCCGCCGCGCGGGCAGCTGTTCACGCTCTCGGCCTGGACCAGCAAATCCTCGGTCTACGGGCTGATCTGCGGCGCCTGTTTTGCGCTGGCCACCGTGGGCTTTCGCGGCGGCGCGGTCGAGATCGCAGCGCTGGGCGTGAGCTCGCCCTGGCTTTCCGGGGCCTGGGGCGTGCTGATTGCGCAGACCATGCAGTCCGTCGTCATGAGCGCCTGGATTGCCAGAACCCATGAGCAGGGCCTGCGCCCGATCTTCAAGGCCTGGCGCATCTCACTGCTGGCTGGCAGCATGGGCGCTGCGGCCTCGCTGGCCTGGTTCACCGCCTATGCCATGCAGGGGGCGGCTGCCGTGCGCACCCTGGGCATGGTGGAGGTGGTGTTCAGCTATATCGTCTCGCGCAAGGTGTTCAGCGAGAAGCTGTCGCTGACCGAAAAGCTGGGCATGGCGCTGATGATGCTGGGACTGGTGCTGATCTGTCTGCAGCTCTGATTTCAAGAGCTGCCTGCGCTTTCCATTGCTCATTTCTAAAGTGAAAAATCCTTTGAATGAAGCATGGAAGAGCACAAGAAGCTCCTGAATCAATCAGCGTATAGCCATGGCATCCCCAGTGCGGCTGTGCTGCGCCTCAGGCGGCTTGCTGTTGCGCTTGCGCCAGGCGATGGCGCTGCTCGGGCTTGACCGCGTAGAGCCGGTAGCCAATCGTCAGCAGCGCAAACCACAGGGGCGCGATATATAGGGCCACGCGGGTGCTGGCATCCAGCGACAGGCAGACCAGCACCACGGCCAGAAAGGCCAGCACAAACCAGTTGGTGAACGGTGCGCCGGGCATGCGGTAGGCCACGGCTGCCGCATGACCCAGCCTGACGGCGCGGCGATAGCGCAGATGGGAAAAGACAATGATGCCCCAGGTCCAGACGGCGCCGATGGTGGCAATGCTGGTCACGTAGATGAAAGCCTCCTCGGGCACCAGATAGTTCAGCACCACGCCAAGCAGCATGAATGCTGCCGACAAAACAATACCGGCCGCAGGCACATGGCGCGCATTGACCCTGCCCAGCCTGGCGGGAGCCTGTTTGAATTGCGCCAGCGTATAGAGCATGCGGCCCGTGCTGAAGATGCCGCTGTTGCATGAGGAGGCGGCGGCAGTGATGACCACGAAGTTGATGATGCCGGCGGCGGCAGGAATGCCCAGCTTGTCGAAGACATGGACGAAAGGGCTCATGTCGGGGCTGAGTTCGTTCCAGGGCACCAGCGACATGATGATGATCAGGGCGCCGATATAGAAGATCAGAATGCGGTAGACGATGCTGTTGGTGGCGCGGGGCAGCACTTTCTCGGGCGACTCGGCCTCGCCGGCCGTCACGCCGATCAATTCCACACCGGTATAGGCAAAGCAGGCTATCTGCAAGGTGAAGACCACGCCCACCATGCCCACGGGTGCAAAGCCTCCATGCGACCATAGGTTGGTGAAGCTTGCCGTCTGGCCCAGCGGTCCCCAGCCCGTGGTGATGATGGCCACACCCAGCACCAGCGTGGCCACGATGGTCACGACCTTGATCAGCGCGAACCAGAATTCCAGCTCGCCGAAGACCTTGACCGCAATCAGATTCACGCCCAGCAGCACGGCCAGGGTGGCGAGCGCCGGAACCCATTGCGGAATGGCCGGAAACCAGTAGTGGGTGTAGATGCCTATGGCCGTGAGCTCCGCCATGCCCGTCACCACCCAGGTGAACCAGTAGGTCCAGCTGGTGACGAATCAGGCCCAGGGGCTGACATAGGTTTCGGCATAGGTGGCAAAAGAGCCGGCCACAGGGCGGTGCACC
Protein-coding sequences here:
- a CDS encoding alpha-hydroxy acid oxidase, with the translated sequence MSDLSKITCIEDLRVVAKRRVPRMFYDYADSGSYTQGTYRANEDEFQSIKLRQRVAVNMEGRSTRTTMIGEEVAMPVAIAPTGLTGMQHADGEILGAKAAKAFGVPFTLSTMSICSLEDIAEHTDRHPFWFQLYVMRDKAFMERLINRAKAANCSALVVTLDLQILGQRHKDIKNGLSTPPKPTLANLINLATKPHWCLGMLGTKRRSFGNIVGHVDGVGDVSSLSSWTADQFDPSLNWSDVEWIKKLWGGKIILKGVMDAEDARLAAQSGADALVVSNHGGRQLDGAPSSIAALPSIAEAAGKDIEVWMDGGIRSGQDVLKARALGAQGTMIGRSFLYGLGAYGQAGVSKALQIIHKELDTTMAFCGHTNINQVGKEILLPGTYPKPFAVI
- a CDS encoding tetratricopeptide repeat protein — protein: MKKQFSHLLCAAALLLSCPLAIAQSADLLQKAQAGDAQAQFKLAAVYLTGRGGPKNDDEAAKWFMLAAKQGHAESQANMGLLYGRGRGVPQSDEEAVKWYRLAAEQGDVDGLFNLAVMYDDGRGVAENPEEAVRLYRLAVAQNHVSSQSNLGYMYDHGRGVAQDSKEAFKWYMIAAAQGDANSQFNVGSMYALGRGVSQSWPQAYFWALLAARDGEKDSAKQQEIIAKKLKPAQRAKIQQQVQEWKPRAGNS
- a CDS encoding L-lactate permease, which codes for MVWQQVYDPLSNMWLSTLLAAIPVVVMLVGLGFLHMKAHLAAGAGLIAALLIAVFVYNMPGEMAGRAALFGGFTGLLPIGWIVLNIIFLHQLTEQNGSFKVLQDSLSGITEDRRIQLLLIAFSFGAFFEGAAGFGTPVAVTAAILIGLGFSPLAASGLSLIANTAPVAFGALGTPVITLAKVHGYDLMEVTAMIGRQLPFFSVLVPFWLIWAFAGRKGMMEIWPAILVTGLSFAIPQYLVSNFIGPELVDIIAAIVSMASLILFLRAWQPKKIWTSASLRGKDISASEVKPPQPVAKHSRNALIAAWTPWIILSVFVFIWGLPPVKAWLNSLFAPAFPMTGLHNLIEKMPPVVPQPTKEGAVYTLNLLSATGTAILFSAIVSAFVMKYNPVTIVRTFFKTTWLVRYSLLTIVLMLALGTLTRYSGTDTTLGLAFANTGVLYPFFGTLMGWLGVALTGSDTASNVLFGGMQKVAADQLGLSPNLMGAANSSGGVMGKMIDAQSIVVASTATRWFNREGDILRYVFFHSIALACLMGLFVTMQAYVWPFKLMVN
- the nhaA gene encoding Na+/H+ antiporter NhaA, with translation MDPQTLVQAPAPFASPNSPRVPALQSATERVQAQISHLLHIESFAGMVLMLAAAAALIWANSAAAPSYFALWHAPVALTLGPWSFSTDLHFIVNDVLMTVFFLVVGMEIRRELHNGALASLRQASLPLIAAIGGVAVPALIYVALAGNDRTLLNGWAIPTATDIAFAVGVLALLGRNIPGALRIFLLALAIIDDIVAVLIIAFFYSGGLQAMGFVVAAAGVLLVLLFNRMGIAAAPLYVLPGAILWFGLLKTGAHPTLAGVVLGLMTPVFVRPAPMPLLITAQTAMRKAGEQMLSDRPDPQHLLQQLRAAQLAQRDLLPPALRLPMILHPWVAFCIMPIFALANAGVQFSDIDLSAAAPQTTAMAVLVALVLGKPLGIFICTWLAVKSGLCSLPEGLNWRGVLLVGLLAGIGFTMSIFVGGLAFADAKLLGAAKLGILAGSAMAALLGLGYGFAMRKRLQHA
- a CDS encoding DMT family transporter — encoded protein: MSGIGMEYLWVGVVLFAAAAQTVRNTAQRSLTAQVGTLPATLVRFLYGLPFAAIYLLALYGLGDPSQVLPKFSVAYLGWIALGAFFQVAATAALLMAMKERNFAVAVTLSKTEVLQVALFAAMFLHELPTRLALLAMVLATVGVLMLSLPPRGQLFTLSAWTSKSSVYGLICGACFALATVGFRGGAVEIAALGVSSPWLSGAWGVLIAQTMQSVVMSAWIARTHEQGLRPIFKAWRISLLAGSMGAAASLAWFTAYAMQGAAAVRTLGMVEVVFSYIVSRKVFSEKLSLTEKLGMALMMLGLVLICLQL
- a CDS encoding tetratricopeptide repeat protein; the encoded protein is MAQPADLLHKAQAGDAQAQLDLGQIYVEGRGVAQSDERAAHWFGLAAAQGNALSQSNLGLMYDRGRGVKQSDQEAVKWYRLSAAQGEANGQFNLGVMYEDGRGVEQSDREAVKWYRLAAAQNLLDAQYNLGLMYVSGRGVEQSDQEAAKWFGITAAKGHDSGQANLAVMYATGRGVPLDEKEAARLLGLAAEQGNATAQVNLGTMFEEGRGVKRSLSQAYFWYCLAAAQGLEGTVSLRNAVAQKLKPAERTTLNKRISAWKPKTTNR